The following are encoded in a window of Ricinus communis isolate WT05 ecotype wild-type chromosome 4, ASM1957865v1, whole genome shotgun sequence genomic DNA:
- the LOC8260397 gene encoding protein ASPARTIC PROTEASE IN GUARD CELL 1 gives MAGTRLLVQLLFTLLLFTSPFVCSRTLLHPSKTTLLDVEASIQKAEAIFTSSATKMTPFNQQEIVTSSSQLTMELHSRTSVQKTKHPDYRSLTLSRLERDSARVKSINTRLDLAIHGLSTSDLKPLDTDSQFRAEDLQGPIISGTSQGSGEYFSRVGIGKPSSPVYMVLDTGSDVNWIQCAPCADCYHQADPIFEPASSTSYSPLSCDTKQCQSLDVSECRNNTCLYEVSYGDGSYTVGDFVTETITLGSASVDNVAIGCGHNNEGLFIGAAGLLGLGGGKLSFPSQINASSFSYCLVDRDSDSASTLEFNSALLPHAITAPLLRNRELDTFYYVGMTGLSVGGELLSIPESMFEMDESGNGGIIIDSGTAVTRLQTAAYNALRDAFVKGTKDLPVTSEVALFDTCYDLSRKTSVEVPTVTFHLAGGKVLPLPATNYLIPVDSDGTFCFAFAPTSSALSIIGNVQQQGTRVGFDLANSLVGFEPRQC, from the coding sequence ATGGCTGGAACAAGGCTTCTCGTTCAACTTCTCTTCACTCTCCTTCTTTTCACTTCTCCATTTGTGTGCTCTAGAACCTTACTACACCCCTCCAAAACTACACTTCTTGATGTCGAAGCCTCCATTCAAAAAGCCGAAGCTATATTCACTTCTTCTGCCACTAAAATGACACCCTTTAACCAGCAAGAGATAGTAACTTCCTCATCTCAGCTTACAATGGAGCTACACTCTAGAACTTCAGTTCAAAAAACTAAACACCCAGATTACAGATCACTTACCTTATCACGACTCGAGCGTGACTCAGCCCGAGTCAAATCTATCAATACTCGTTTAGATCTAGCAATTCACGGCCTCTCCACGTCAGATCTTAAACCATTAGATACTGATTCACAATTTAGAGCTGAAGACCTTCAAGGCCCGATTATTTCGGGAACGAGTCAAGGAAGCGGTGAGTATTTCTCTCGAGTTGGAATCGGCAAACCGTCAAGTCCCGTTTATATGGTACTCGACACCGGTAGTGACGTGAACTGGATACAGTGCGCACCCTGCGCCGATTGCTACCATCAAGCAGACCCGATTTTCGAGCCGGCTTCTTCAACTTCATATTCTCCTCTCTCTTGTGACACCAAACAATGCCAGTCTCTTGACGTGTCTGAATGCCGTAACAACACGTGTCTCTACGAAGTATCATACGGCGATGGATCATATACCGTCGGCGATTTTGTTACAGAGACCATAACTCTCGGCTCGGCTTCGGTTGATAATGTAGCCATTGGGTGTGGTCATAATAATGAAGGTTTGTTTATTGGAGCTGCTGGTTTGCTTGGACTTGGCGGTGGCAAACTTTCATTTCCGTCTCAGATTAATGCTTCCTCGTTTTCGTATTGTCTTGTCGATCGTGACTCTGACTCGGCTTCTACTCTTGAGTTCAACTCGGCTCTGCTTCCTCACGCCATTACTGCTCCTTTACTGCGTAATCGTGAGCTTGATACGTTTTATTATGTAGGGATGACGGGGTTAAGCGTTGGAGGTGAGTTGTTATCGATTCCCGAGTCAATGTTTGAAATGGACGAGTCAGGAAATGGAGGGATTATTATCGACTCGGGGACGGCGGTTACTCGGCTGCAAACGGCGGCGTACAACGCCTTGCGCGATGCATTTGTTAAGGGGACCAAGGATTTGCCTGTAACGAGTGAGGTGGCGTTGTTTGACACGTGTTATGATTTGTCCAGGAAGACTAGTGTTGAGGTGCCCACGGTGACGTTTCATCTCGCTGGTGGGAAGGTGTTGCCGTTACCGGCTACGAATTACTTGATACCGGTCGACTCGGACGGAACGTTTTGTTTTGCATTTGCCCCAACGTCATCGGCTCTGTCAATTATTGGGAACGTGCAGCAGCAAGGGACACGTGTCGGTTTCGATTTGGCAAATTCACTTGTCGGGTTTGAGCCTCGTCAATGCTAG